Genomic DNA from Candidatus Zixiibacteriota bacterium:
GTCGGGCAAATACAGCCGCAAGAACAACGAACCCGGCATTACCGGCCGCGTTAAGCCCGATTCCTCTCGCCGCAACGAGCGCGCGATGCGCATTGCCGCTGTGGTCGACAAGGTTGCCGATGAGGTCGGCCGCCCCTCGGTGCAGATCGCCCTCAATTGGGCGCGCCAGCGCGATCAAGTCGTAATTCCCATCATCGGTGCTCGCACCGCCACACAACTCAAAGAGAGCCTCGATGCTCTTGACTTCGAACTCAACGCCGATCAGATGATGCGCCTGGACGAAGTCTCCGAAATCGAACTCGGCTTCCCGCACGACTTCCTCAAACAGCCGCCGATCAGCAATCTGATCGCGGGCGATCTGAGCCACCTGATACACAACCACCGGCATTAGGGCAGGGAGGACTACATGAACACGTTCTGTCGGATTTTGGTCACTATACTTGTGCTTGCCGTGACAACGTTGGCAGCGCTGCTGGTTTCCTGCAGCGACGACGACAACGGCTTTGTCCCGCGCACCCCGATCGATCCCAATTTCGTCGATCTGCAGCTTGAGGTCGGCTATTACTGCTTCTGCTGGGATCAAATGATCAACGACGCTCGCGCTGCCACGGGGAAGTACCAAATCCGTATGGTGGCCGGCTCCTATGACAACTCTTGGGACTTCCGCATCCGCAACGACGCTCAGCGCATTCCGGCTCATGAATGTTGCGACACCGCCACCTCCGGCGTCTCGAAAGCCTACAAAGATCCACCGGAATTTTTCTCCGTCGATCTGGATGCCGACACTGTTGCTTGGGGCGATACTGTTTACTTCGAAATCGCCGTTCCGGCCGCGCGCCGTGTCCAACTTGAAATCAAGCGCACCGGCGATTAGCGGTAATCCCATCGCCGTCACCGCAAAAATCTGTTGCACCGTCGGCGAAAACGCATATATTCAGCGACTACTTTTGGAGGGGTTCCAGAGTGGTCAAATGGAACAGACTGTAAATCTGTCGGCGCTGCCTTCGGAGGTTCGAATCCTCCCCCCTCCACTTAATTCCCGGCCAGAATTCATTGCTTCCAAGGACATCCGCACCATCTTGGCTCTTGCTTTCCCGACTCTTACAATTCGGAGATCTGTCTCATGGAATTGACGATTGTCACTTACCGCGACCTGCCTGACAAGTCCGACCTGTTCCACCTCTGGGCACAATCGTTCGGCTTTCTCGCCTCGCCGCGCTGGGTCGCAGACTGGGCGGCAGATGAAGACTGGTTGCAGGGAACGCCGCTCGGCTTCTGCGGCTTGCTTGATGGCCAACTCGTCGGCTTCGTCGGCGTCATGGAAATCCCGACTCGCGATCGGCACGGCCAGGTCGAATTGGTCGGCGGCATCTGGGCCGTCACGACTCGGCCCTCCTGCCAGCGGCAGGGCGTCGGCCGCAAGTTGCTCGCCGCCGCCGAGGACTATCTGCGCGGCCGCGGCCATCGCTTCAGCTTCCTGACCACCTCGCGCTCGATCGTCGCCCACGCCTGGTATGAGTCGGTCGGCTACCGGGATTTGTCCCTCGTCGACGGTTACGCGCACCTCTACCGCATCTTGCCGCGAAAATCCGAGGTGCCGCGACTTAAGTCGAAGTCCAAACTCGCTCCGCCGGAACAGCGGCAGG
This window encodes:
- a CDS encoding GNAT family N-acetyltransferase, translating into MELTIVTYRDLPDKSDLFHLWAQSFGFLASPRWVADWAADEDWLQGTPLGFCGLLDGQLVGFVGVMEIPTRDRHGQVELVGGIWAVTTRPSCQRQGVGRKLLAAAEDYLRGRGHRFSFLTTSRSIVAHAWYESVGYRDLSLVDGYAHLYRILPRKSEVPRLKSKSKLAPPEQRQVVANFARAMRNRCGFVYRSQYRLPYLERMGAYEPANSEVTPLGHVLASRQFGSSRVIEIVAENKKTYRELIKSLEARTREGVYLTFVFDPAAADVLVQSRYTCDRGAYNVVMAKPLAGAAFNEVYDASFAISRCEFF